One genomic window of Methanosalsum zhilinae DSM 4017 includes the following:
- a CDS encoding RAD55 family ATPase — protein sequence MRIPTGIEGLDELIEGGLLSERVYLVSGPPGCGKTTFGMQFLIQGASQGEVGLYVTLLESPQNIIDDISNYAINLPSLIKSRKVLFADLGPRLEYGYMDEMHDIITPEYEVGHASLETDAPSPAMVYKEISNYVREYNVKRLVIDSLSAIRFTTKDTSLEEKEMSRFIRHLKKLGCTTVLISEMTDPQAYTTEQFASHGVIFLHNFLYDKSMIRALQIIKMRGTMHDCDMRRMDFTGRGLKIFDLLK from the coding sequence ATGAGAATACCTACCGGAATTGAGGGACTTGACGAACTGATTGAGGGTGGTTTGCTATCTGAAAGAGTCTATCTGGTAAGTGGTCCACCGGGTTGTGGCAAAACCACATTTGGTATGCAGTTTTTGATACAGGGTGCCTCGCAAGGAGAGGTTGGATTATATGTAACACTGCTGGAGAGTCCGCAGAACATAATTGATGATATCTCCAACTATGCTATAAACCTGCCTTCACTGATAAAATCAAGAAAGGTCCTTTTTGCTGATCTTGGACCAAGACTTGAATATGGGTATATGGATGAGATGCATGACATTATAACACCGGAATACGAGGTTGGTCATGCATCTCTTGAAACTGATGCACCCTCACCTGCAATGGTCTACAAGGAAATTTCAAACTATGTCAGGGAATATAATGTAAAAAGGCTTGTGATAGATTCACTGTCTGCCATACGTTTTACAACTAAGGATACCTCTCTGGAAGAAAAGGAAATGAGCAGGTTTATCCGACACCTGAAAAAACTGGGATGCACCACTGTCCTGATCTCAGAGATGACCGATCCACAGGCATATACAACTGAACAGTTTGCATCGCACGGAGTAATATTTTTACATAATTTCCTGTATGATAAAAGTATGATACGAGCCCTTCAGATAATTAAAATGCGAGGCACGATGCACGATTGCGATATGCGCCGTATGGACTTTACAGGCAGGGGTTTGAAAATTTTTGACCTGCTTAAATAA